The genomic interval CCACGTGAACGCTGTACCAACCGCAGTGGGACCAATAGGGGTAGCCGTCCCAGCCGAGGGGACACCAGCCCAGCCATCCGTCATCCCCCCAGTACCACGCTACCCAGGCCGGAGAGAAAATGGACAGGGGGATCCATCCCCATCCGATCCCGGCCACGAAGGTCCAACGGCCGTAATGGAAGGGGACCCACCCCCACGTTTCGACCGGGATCCACGTCATCCCCCAGGGCCCCCACCACCATCGCCCGGTCATGTAGGGGCTCCACTCGGCCTCCAGGACGGAAGGTCTCCAGACGTACCCGTAGTCCTGGGTGTGGACCCAGGTCCCGTACGTGTCGAAGTCGCCCGCGTAGGTCCTCAGGTTGTCGGGCAGATACCGCTGGGAAACGCCGCGCGTGCGGCGCGGAAGGGCGTCGTTGCTGAAGGCCAGCAGGGGCTCGTAGGAGGCCCTCTGGGCCGCCAGCGGGCGCAGAGGCGGGTAACCGTAGTCCGCATAGGTCATCTGGCCCGCCTCCAGCGTGATCCCCCCCCCTGCCGTCGTAACGGTGCAGGCCCCTTCGAGGCAGGTGACCCGGGTCCTGTCCACGGTTTCCACCTCGATGATGACGGCGCAGGCCCGGAGGGGAGAGACCGCCGCGGACGGCGTGGAGAGGACGGAGGAGGCCAGGGGGGGACTCCAGTTCCTCATTTCCACGAGCGCCGTTCCCTTCCACAGCCGGAGACCGATCGAACCGCCGACGTCCTCGATCCCCGAGGGGAGCCGGTCGATTTCCACGCGGGTCCCCCCGTCCAGCCAGAGGGAATTGCCGTCCGGAAGGACCGCTCCCAGGCGTCCCGCCGCTTCGGTCCAAGCCGTGTCTCCTTCGAACAGCGGGAGATTCACGGTAAGGCTCTGGGGGTCCCGATCGGCTGAAGGGTTCTGGGCAAAGGCGCCTCCCTGGACGGCCCGCACGACGCCGTAGCGTTCGGCGGGAGCCTGGGCCCAGAGCGGAATACCGCACAGGATGACGACCGTGGCTGCGAGACATGTCCTGGCGTTCATCGTTCGCCTCCTGAGGGAGCTTCGAGCAAGGAGAATGCCAGAGCGCCGGAGGGGCGGCATCGAAGGAAGCGCTTCACCGTCAATGCCTTAGGAGGGTCCCCCTTCCGATCCGAGCGTCCGCTCCGCCGGACGGTGGCCTTGAAAAGCGTCCGGCCTCCCCAGGGGGAGGCCGGAAAGGGGTGCGCGTGCCGGGAGGATTCAGGTTCCGGGACCCTCCTCCGGGGCGGCGGTCTGCTGGATGACGACGGGGGTGGCGTTGATCTCCCTCTGAACCGAGTCGATCTGCCCCCCCAGGTCCGCGATCTGCGACTGCACCTGGCCCAGGCGGTCCTGGACCGTGTCCATGGACCGCTGGAGGGACTCCTGCTCGCCCTGCAGGACGCTGAAATTGTACTTGTCCCGAAGGCTGGAGAGTTGCGACTGAAGGTCGCTCTGCTGCTGGTAGAGGAGAGTGCGTTGATCGATGAGCCCGCCCAGCCGATTCTGGAGATCGCCCAAATTCTGGCCCGACGGGGCCTGCGGGGGCGGCATGGCGCCGGGCGCGGGGGCTTCGGCGGACCCTCCGCCCACCAGCTCGCCCTCGTTCGCCAGGCGCGCCCTCCGGCGGATGATCTCCAATTGCTCCTCGTTGATGAAGACCGCCGGCGCCTTCGCCGGAGACGCTTCCGTTGAGGGAACCGCCTCGCTGTCGATTTCGAGCTTCATGCCCGTCACGGGCGCCGCGGCCAAGGCATTGACGCGCTCGGACTTCTCGAAATCGATATCCGTCGCCGGAAGAAACAAGTACAGACCGTTCTTGAAGAAATAGGCCAGGCCTTCCTGCACGACGGGCTTGTCGTCGGCCTTGATGATCCGGCCGTCCTGAAGCTGGATGGTGTAAGACGCCGCGGAGGCCACGGTCGTCAACAGAAGAATCGCGATCACCGGAAGAGCGCGCCTCATGGATCGACCCCCTTTCTTCACTGAATAGTTTAAGTTTTTCAAGACTTGTCGTCAAGAAGAAACGAAATCCGCGTCGGAAACGGCGCCCTGCAGGCCAAAGGTCTGGCCTGCGGCGAAGTCCCTGAGACCCGTTTGACACACCTTCGGCGGGATTGTTAGCCTAGAGGCAGGTCACCGGGCGCGTGTCCCCCCACTTCCGGCCCGCCCGGGGCCCCTGGAGGCATCGTGTCCGAGCTCACACGGCGGGCCTGGAAGGCGTACTTCCGCGGCAACTACCTGCAGGCCGGCGATCTGTACAAATCCGCCGGGGAGCTGGAAAAGGCCTCCAAGATGTACTGCAAGGGGGGGGACCTCCGCGCCGCCGCCGAAGTGGAAGAGGCATTGGGCCGCGTCACGCGAGCCGTGGATTACCTCTTGCGGGCGGGCGACCCGAACTCGGCGGCCTTGATGCTCGGCCGGCACGGCCACTTCACCCGCGCGGCGCAGATTTACGCCGAGGCCGGCAACAAGGTCCAGGCCGCCGCCATGGCCCTCAAGGGAGGGAACACGGCCCTGGCCTCCCAGCTGTACGAGCAGGCGGGGCGGTACATGGAGGCGGGGCGGCTGGCCTTCAAGTCCGACAACGTGGGCCGGGCCCTGCTCCTCTTCGAGCGCGTTCTCAAGCAGCTCCCCGCGGCCGAAGCATTGACGCCGTCCGAACAGCTCCAGCAGCGGGAGCAACTGACGGAGGTGGCCCGCTACTTGGAGGAGGGCGAGGCCTACGACCGCGCCGCGGAGCTTCACGAGAGGATGAACAACCTCCCACAGGCCGCCCAGTGTTACGAAGCTGCCAAGCAGTTCGAAAAGGCGGCGGAGCTCTATCGCCGGGTGGGTGCCCTGGACCGGCTGAGCGCCCTCACGGACCGGGCCGCCAAGACACCTCTCGTGGTCCAGGCGGAGGGGCTCGCCGCCAAAGGAGACCTGGAAGAGGCCGCGCGGCTCTTCGCCGAAGCCGGCCTGAAGGACAGGGCCGCGGGCCTTTACGAAGAATCCGGGCACCTCGAGGCGGCCGCCGAACTGAGGAGGGAGCTGGGCGACCACGAAATGGCGGGGAACCTCTTCTACAGGGTTCAGGCCTACCTTCCCGCGGCCCAGTCCTACGAGGAAGCCCACCTCTTCGCCATGGCCGAGCAGTGCTACCTCAAGGCGGGGGACAACCTCCGCGCCGCTCGGTCGGCCTTCGAGGCGGGCCATTGGGAGCGCGCGGTGGATCTGGCCCCCGACGCGGAGGAACGCCGGGCCTTTCTCGCCCGGATTCAGGCTTTTCCCGACAACCCCGCCGAGCGCGGACGCCTGGCCATTCTCAAGGCGCGACTCCTCCTGGACCTCGGCCAGCACTCCGTGGCCGGGGCGTGTCTGGAGGGGCTGAGCCCCGCCAGCGCGGAGGAGGAGACCTGGGCCCATTACCTTCAAGCGAGGGTTCTGGAGGCGCAGGGCGACGCCGAATCCGCCACCGAGTTTTACCGAAAGGCCCTCGCCGCCAACATGGGCTTCCAGGACGCGCGCCAGCGCCTCGAGGCTCTCCAGCACTGGGCGGCGGCTCCGCATTCGCAGAAGGGCCGCTACGCGGAGGCGGAAGTCCTGTGGAGCGACGACGCCGGACCCTGGATCCGGGGTGAGGACTCCCTCCTTCACACGCCCGTCCTGATCCACCGCCTGGAGCCCCCGCTCCACACCGCCGCGGGTCTCATCGAACCGGAGCACCTGCAGCGGCTCCTCGCGCTTCGCCACCCCGGCCTTCTGGGGCTGAGGGACGCCGTACCTCGCCGGGGGGGAGCCGACCTGGTCTACGAGATGTTTCCGGGTCGTCCCCTGTCCCGCTGGCTCGAAGAGGGATATTGCCCCTCCCAGTACGCCGCCTTGGAGAAAATGCAGCCCATCCTCGAGGCCCTGGCCGAGGGCCACCGCCGGGGCCTACCCCACAACCGCCTGGGTCCCGACTGGGTCCTGATGGACAACGACGGTCGCGTCAAGATCCATGGCATGGGCCTTTTCGAGCCCCAGCCTCGGCCCCAGCCCTCGGACACGGGGGGACTGGCGGGGTCGGACCCGGAGTTTCGGACCGACCCTTCGCCGGACCTCAGGGCTTCAGGGGAACTCTTCTTGAGGCTTCTGGCCGGGCGCGGAGAAGGGGCGGGCACCCCTCCTCTCCTGAACGAACTCGACGTCCCCGAGTCCATGAGGGACCTGCTGGCGCGAATGCTGGGAGAGGTCCCCGCGCGCCCGTACACCTCCTTCGAGGAGGTCCTGACGGACCTCTCGGCCCTTGAACTCCACGTCGGCTCCATCATCGCGGGCCGGTACGAAATCCTGGAGGAACTGGGCCGGGGCGGCATGGGTCAGGTCTTCCGCGTTCGCGACCGGGAACTCAACGAGGAGGTGGCCCTCAAGACCCTGCGCCGCCGGCCCGAAATGACCGAAGAGGCCAAATCGAGGTTCATGAGGGAGATCAAGCTCAGCCGGCGCATCACGCATCCGAACGTGGTGCGCGTGTACGATTTCGGAATCTGGCGCGAGACCCTCTTCCTCACGATGGAGTACATCCCCGGGAAGACCCTGAGCCAGTGGGTGAAGGAAGGGGCCCACGGGAGGGCCAACCTCCGTCAGAAGGTGGAGATTCTGAGAGGCGTGGCGGCTGGCCTCTCGGAGGCGCACAAGATGGGCGTCATCCACCGGGATCTGAAACCGCAGAACGTGATTCTCACGCCGGCGGGCATCCCGAAAGTCCTGGACTTCGGCATCGCTTACGCCGACGTGGAGGAGAGCGGGGACCTGACCCAGGAGGGCCACTTCGTGGGCTCGCCCAAGTACGTGTCGCCGGAGCAGATCCAGGGACTTCCCCTGGATCCGAGGTCCGACGTGTATTCGCTCGGGCTTCTCGCCTACTTCTTGCTAACGGGCCAGGACGCGTTTTCGGGCGACAAATCCGGGCTCATCCTCCTCAAGCAGCTGAAGGAGATGCCTCCGCCGCCGTCCCGGTTCGCGCGCCTGCCTCCCACTCTGGACCGACTCGTCATGAACTGCCTCAACAAGAAGCCCGAAGAGCGACCGGCGAGCCTCGATGAGGTCTCGCGGCACCTGAAGGAGATCGTATGAGCCGCACTTACGTGCTGGACACCAACGTGCTCCTCCACGACCCGCACAGCATCTACCGCTTTCAGGAAAACACGGTGGTCATTCCGATCTGGGTCATCGAGGAGGTGGACCGGTTCAAGCGGGACGTCACGGAAATCGGCCGCAGCGCGCGGGAGGTCTCCAGGGAACTGGACAACCTGAGGCAGCTGGGCCCCCTCTCCGGGGGGGTTCCCCTCCCCGAAGGGGGCACTCTTCACGTGGCCATCGAGCGGGTGGAGAAGGAGAACCTACCGCCCACCATTCGGGAAGGAAGCGCCGACAACCTGATCCTCGGCGTGGCCCTGGCCCTGCAGAGGAAGTCCGGCGACGTGGTGCTCGTCACGAAGGACACCAACCTGCGCATCAAGGCGGACGCGTTCGGTCTGCCCGCTGAGGATTACGAGACCGACAAGGTGCAAATCGACGAACTCTACGCGGGGTGGAGGACCCTCACGGTCCCCAAGCGAACCCTGGACTCCCTCTTCCAGAAGCGGTCCGTCCCCTGCGAAGCGAACCTCCATCCCAACGAGATGGCGCTCCTCCTCGACGAGGAGAACCCGAACCACACGGCCCTCGCGCGCCAGAATCCTCAAGACCGGACGCTCCATCCCCTGGACGACATCAAGCCCCTGTGGGGCATCAGCCCAAGGAACAAGGAGCAACGATTCGCCCTGGACCTCCTGTTGAACGACGGGATCCCTCTGGTGACCCTCGTGGGCAAGGCGGGAACGGGCAAGACCCTCCTCGCCCTGGCCGCCGGCCTCCACAAGGTGGCCGACCAGCAGCAGTACCAGAGGCTCCTCGTGACCCGCCCCATCTTTCCCATGGGGCGGGACATCGGCTATCTGCCCGGCGAACTCGAGGAGAAGCTGAAGCCCTGGATGCAGCCCATCTTCGACAACCTGGAACTCCTCCTGAACCTGTCCTACAGCAACCGCGGCCACGACGCCTACCGGGAGCTCGTGGACCAGAGGATCCTGCAGATCGAGGCCCTCACGTACATCCGGGGCCGCTCCATCCCGAACCAGTTCCTCATCGTGGACGAGGCCCAGAACCTCACTCCCCACGAGGTGAAGACCATCGTCACCCGGGCCGGGGAACACACCAAGATCGTCCTGACCGGAGATCCGTACCAGATCGACAACCCCTATATCGACTCCTCGTCGAACGGTCTCACGTACGTGGTGGAGCGCTTCAAGGCGCAGAAGGAAGCGGGCCACATCACGCTCAGCCGGGGCGAGCGCTCGGACCTGGCGGAAATCGCGGCCAACGTTCTCTGAACGCACGATGGACGGACCGGACGATCGGGGGAGGAGGAAGGATGGGGATCGGACCAGGGGGCGCGTCGGGACGGAATGGCAGGCGCCGGACGGGAGCCCGGTGCCTCCTCTTCGCCGCCGCCCTCGCCGCGCTGGTCTCCGCCCCACCGACCCGAGCCGAAGGCCCCCTCGTCAAGGACCTCCGCTGGGCCTTCGAGAACAACGCCGTGGTGGTTTCCTTCGGCGTGGCCGATGCTTTGGAACGAAAGGATCTTCGGGAGGCCATCCTCTCCACGGCGCCCGTGACCTTGACCTTCACGGCCGAGGTGGTGAAGAGCCGTAGCCTCTGGAAAAACAAGACCGTCGGGCGCAAGGTCGTCCGGC from Acidobacteriota bacterium carries:
- a CDS encoding DUF6600 domain-containing protein produces the protein MNARTCLAATVVILCGIPLWAQAPAERYGVVRAVQGGAFAQNPSADRDPQSLTVNLPLFEGDTAWTEAAGRLGAVLPDGNSLWLDGGTRVEIDRLPSGIEDVGGSIGLRLWKGTALVEMRNWSPPLASSVLSTPSAAVSPLRACAVIIEVETVDRTRVTCLEGACTVTTAGGGITLEAGQMTYADYGYPPLRPLAAQRASYEPLLAFSNDALPRRTRGVSQRYLPDNLRTYAGDFDTYGTWVHTQDYGYVWRPSVLEAEWSPYMTGRWWWGPWGMTWIPVETWGWVPFHYGRWTFVAGIGWGWIPLSIFSPAWVAWYWGDDGWLGWCPLGWDGYPYWSHCGWYSVHVGHLYDPHVHRVIVHHRTAPPPRPIYPRAQGVGGVSLRGSGPRGSGAVISPLHLPPDRVRDFDRGRTSWSDLKRDAEEPLRARDSRRDPDPGTVDGRSRWTSSPPDPVSDPTGGGRSRVSDPGRTPRDGAGGAVSPRTRQPVGNPGTGGAVTGPPRSREPVGGPSTGGGRETPSGSRSSRWTEPSGVPDREGDAAPSSRERVRAPVSPPRGSSGRVGTSRSSGRPESSRESASPNTGRSSGQPRYIPSRPSSGMDQPSPPPKSSGGGRRRR
- a CDS encoding DUF4390 domain-containing protein; translation: MGIGPGGASGRNGRRRTGARCLLFAAALAALVSAPPTRAEGPLVKDLRWAFENNAVVVSFGVADALERKDLREAILSTAPVTLTFTAEVVKSRSLWKNKTVGRKVVRHTVRYDNLTRQFSVETGVDGLLTDQRVLATWEEMAAYMGRVEGLAVTSVANLEPSEGGYLLRVNVHVLSDFVLWIIPWSVETPWVSTALPTP
- a CDS encoding PhoH family protein — its product is MSRTYVLDTNVLLHDPHSIYRFQENTVVIPIWVIEEVDRFKRDVTEIGRSAREVSRELDNLRQLGPLSGGVPLPEGGTLHVAIERVEKENLPPTIREGSADNLILGVALALQRKSGDVVLVTKDTNLRIKADAFGLPAEDYETDKVQIDELYAGWRTLTVPKRTLDSLFQKRSVPCEANLHPNEMALLLDEENPNHTALARQNPQDRTLHPLDDIKPLWGISPRNKEQRFALDLLLNDGIPLVTLVGKAGTGKTLLALAAGLHKVADQQQYQRLLVTRPIFPMGRDIGYLPGELEEKLKPWMQPIFDNLELLLNLSYSNRGHDAYRELVDQRILQIEALTYIRGRSIPNQFLIVDEAQNLTPHEVKTIVTRAGEHTKIVLTGDPYQIDNPYIDSSSNGLTYVVERFKAQKEAGHITLSRGERSDLAEIAANVL
- a CDS encoding protein kinase codes for the protein MSELTRRAWKAYFRGNYLQAGDLYKSAGELEKASKMYCKGGDLRAAAEVEEALGRVTRAVDYLLRAGDPNSAALMLGRHGHFTRAAQIYAEAGNKVQAAAMALKGGNTALASQLYEQAGRYMEAGRLAFKSDNVGRALLLFERVLKQLPAAEALTPSEQLQQREQLTEVARYLEEGEAYDRAAELHERMNNLPQAAQCYEAAKQFEKAAELYRRVGALDRLSALTDRAAKTPLVVQAEGLAAKGDLEEAARLFAEAGLKDRAAGLYEESGHLEAAAELRRELGDHEMAGNLFYRVQAYLPAAQSYEEAHLFAMAEQCYLKAGDNLRAARSAFEAGHWERAVDLAPDAEERRAFLARIQAFPDNPAERGRLAILKARLLLDLGQHSVAGACLEGLSPASAEEETWAHYLQARVLEAQGDAESATEFYRKALAANMGFQDARQRLEALQHWAAAPHSQKGRYAEAEVLWSDDAGPWIRGEDSLLHTPVLIHRLEPPLHTAAGLIEPEHLQRLLALRHPGLLGLRDAVPRRGGADLVYEMFPGRPLSRWLEEGYCPSQYAALEKMQPILEALAEGHRRGLPHNRLGPDWVLMDNDGRVKIHGMGLFEPQPRPQPSDTGGLAGSDPEFRTDPSPDLRASGELFLRLLAGRGEGAGTPPLLNELDVPESMRDLLARMLGEVPARPYTSFEEVLTDLSALELHVGSIIAGRYEILEELGRGGMGQVFRVRDRELNEEVALKTLRRRPEMTEEAKSRFMREIKLSRRITHPNVVRVYDFGIWRETLFLTMEYIPGKTLSQWVKEGAHGRANLRQKVEILRGVAAGLSEAHKMGVIHRDLKPQNVILTPAGIPKVLDFGIAYADVEESGDLTQEGHFVGSPKYVSPEQIQGLPLDPRSDVYSLGLLAYFLLTGQDAFSGDKSGLILLKQLKEMPPPPSRFARLPPTLDRLVMNCLNKKPEERPASLDEVSRHLKEIV